DNA from Hwangdonia lutea:
AGTAGCGCTGTTAAGAAAATATTACTTGCTTGAAAAGGATAAACATTTGTTCTAAAAGAAGTGTTTTGATATTTTATTTTTAATTAAAATTATTGATGGTTAACACTGCTATTTCTCTAGTAATTTTTGTTGGTGAATGACAATCACAATTACTAAATCCTATTACATAAATATCTAAACTAGGAATATACACACCCATAGATTTAAACCCGAAGATGCTTCCCCCATGTTCTCTTGTTGGAATACCTTCAATATTTTTTAAGTGCCAACCATATCCATAGGTAAATTGTTCACCATTATTTAATGTGCCTTTTGTAAATACCTTGTCTATCGTGCTATTGGCAACTAAAATATTGTTGTTAATAGCCTCTTGCCATTTTAACATATCATCTACTGTAGACATCAATGATCCAGAAGCATAAGGAATAGATAGGCTGACATTCATTTTATTAATAAACCCTCCTCTGTTGTGATATCCATAAGCTCTGTCCTTGACAATCTCTCTTTCGCTCGCATAACGAGAATTATTCATTCCAACTTTTTCAAAAATGTTTTGTTCAATAAAGTCTTCATAAGCTTTGCCAGATACTATTTCTATGATGTAACCTAAAACCACATAACCAGAATTATTATAGTCAAACTGTTCTCCAGGTTGAAAATCTGTAGGCTCGTCTTTAAAAAAATCGACCAAATCTTTGGGTGTCAAATCTTTTCTTGCAATGCTCATAATTGATTTCATTTTAGTAAAATCTTTTATTCCAGATGTATGCGTCAATAAATGGTGAATTGCGATATTGTTCCCGTTTGGGTAATCTGGAATGTATTTTGAAATAGTGTCATTTACATTTAATTTTCCTTGTTCTTCCAATATCATGATACCAACTGCGGTAAATTGTTTGGTCATCGATCCAATTTGAAACACGTTGTCTGGCTTCATATTCACATCTAATTCAATATTGGCTTTGCCGAAGGCTTTTCTATATATGGGTTTTCCTTCTTTAGCTACTAAAAACACAGCACCAGGGCCATTATTATCTTTAAATACAGTTGCTAAAACACTATCAATTTGAGTTTCCACTGTTTGGGAATAACCAACCTGTAGTGTATTCATGGCAATAAAAATAAATAAGCCTATTTTCATGATTATTAATTTCATTCTATTCGATTTTTGATTGATTATTTATTTAAATTTTCTGTAATAAGTCAAAACTAGATCATTCAATATCCAAAAAACTTAAGGTATCTTAAGAAAGGTTAAAAACTTAAAATTGAAAGTAATTATGACTGCAAAGCACGGCTTAAGGTTACACGGTTTTTATACTATTCCTTTTAAAAGACTTCTTCTTAAATCCTTTAATTAATAACCAAATGGTAAACGAGAACTCACCAATGACTGAAGGCATAACCACTATGACTTCGAAAGTGCTTTTATAATCGATATAATTTGACATAAATAATTTTGCCACCCCATCAATGGTATAACCTATTGCCGCAAGCATCAATAACATCCCTAATGATTTTGGGATATATGTTGATTTTAAAATGATATACCCTAAAAAAATTAAATGAAAAGCGAAGAATAACAGTCCAATAGTCCAAAGCTCATCAAAGCCTATTAATAGCTTTGTTACTCTATGCTGTATAACCTCTGCATTACTTACGTTATTTGTTAGTTGATAGATTTTCCATAATTTAAATAAAGCAGCTCCAAAAAATAAAGCATGCAATAACCTAAAAAAAGAGGCCAGATAAGATATGCTTTTACTAATTGATTTTGTTAAACCAAATAGCGCCCAAACCAATAACCCATCAAAAAATAGCATAACTAAAAACCCAAGCAATCCTTTGCCAAATTGCGAATGATTATTCATAAAATTTGAAGTTGTAGCTATTGAATTATTAACATCAATAAGACTTTCAAGCACAGCAAAGTTGGCATAAAAACCAGCTATAAAAACCATTACATAAGCTACACCTGATATTTTAGCTATTTGTTTCATAATCCGCATATAAAATACCCTGCAAAATTATTAGCTCAAAAAATAGATTTCATTGACTTTGGTTAAGAAAAGTTTGTGATGGCTTAAACCAATGGTTTGGTTGAAGCAAACATAGCAAGACGATTAAATGTTAATACATATTATAAAGAGATACATTAAGTTCCTAACTCCAGTTCATAGACATTTCAAGAAATACGGGGCAAATATTTTACACACATATGCAAAGCATTCATGAGCTCCTTATTTAAACGATAAAAATCTGCGAATAACTTCCAACGCTTGCCAGCTCCAAAATAAAAACTACCCTTTTTGAACTTATCAAAAACCGCATATTCGAGACAATATCCGTCATAAAAAATTTAGATGATTCTCATGGGTTGCCGTAAGAGCTTAAAATTACTCTAAAAGATATTTTCTAAGCACTTGTTATGTGTAGAACTTCAATTTATCCTTTTTACCCTTTCATTATCTGTTCCTATACTTTTTCGGTTTTGGTGAAATAAGTGTTTTGGTGAAGTATTAGTGAAACAAAAAAGCTCCACTAAAAAATAGTGAAGCTTTAAGTGAGCCCTGAAGGATTCGAACCTTCGACCGCCTCCTTAGAAGGGAGGTGCTCTATCCAGCTGAGCTAAGAGCCCGTAGTTTTTGTGTTTCTACGAAAACGTGTTTGAGTTGGCAAATAAATTGCCACACCCTTTATATTATTTAAACAATCAATAAAAACTGCGATTTTACAACCATAATGTGGCGTGTCATGCGCAATTAATTTGAAAAGAACTTTAGTTTATTTACGTATTGCAAATGTGCGTGCAAATATAATATGCTATTAACTATTATACAAGATAATTTATTCTATTTTTTTAGAAACTATCTTAAAAATCGTGAATATGGAATTTATAATTCTTTAAGTTTAATATTTCTGTACCAAACTTTATCGCCATGGTCCTGTAATCCAATATGTCCGGTTTTGTAGGTACCGAATCCTTTCCAATCTTTAAATTTGGAATTTGCAATCATTTTTTCCCATGCTTCACCACGAAGCGGAAATTCAACTATGACTGTTCCGTTTAACGAGGCACTTCCTTTATTGGCGTTATGGTCAATTTTAATTTCAGTTAAATTCCATTCTCCTGCGGGTTTGCACACATCGTAAGCGGGCTCAACCAAATCGTACAAAGCTCCAGCTTGATGAAATTTTGGATTTGCCTTAGCATCGGCATGCCTTTCGTTATCCAATACTTGTATTTCCATACCTGTGTGATAGGCTTCGGGATAAGCTTCGTCTTCAAAAACACCCCAAAAAATACCGCTATTGCCTCCTTCTGAAATTTTCCATTCGAGAGACAAAATGAAATTGGTGAACTTTTCTTTAGTGATAATATTTTTACCGCCATTTTCGCCAGGTGTAAAAGCTAGAGTTTTATTTTCAATGGTCCATTCCGGGTAAATGGAATCAGCCAAATAACCTCGCCAATTATCTAATGACGTTCCATCAAAAAGTGTTATCCATTCTTCTGAAGCCTCTATTTCAATGGTATTGTCACCTTTATTTTCAATAGGCAAACTCGTTTTTTTCTGTTTACAAGAAACTATGATTAACAACACGAATAATAAATGAATTAACGATTTCATAATTAATGATTTAAATAATTATATGCCAAGTATTTTTTTGATTTGATTCTCATCTGTTTCGCCACCGGCAAAATCATCAAAACTACGTTTTGCAGCTTCAATAATATGTTTTTGAATGAATGGCGCCCCTTCTCTTGCCCCTTGAGCCGACGATTTTATACAGCATTCCCATTCCATTACCGCCCATACATCACAGCCATAAGTGGTTAGTTTTGAAAATATACTTTTAAAGTCCACTTGCCCATCGCCCAACGACCTGAAGCGTCCTGCGCGATCCTTCCAATTGGCATACCCGCCATAAACCCCTTGTTTTCCTGTGGGGTTGAATTCGGCATCCTTCACATGAAACGCTTTAATCCGTTCATTATAATAATCTATAAAGGTTAAATAATCTAGCTGCTGAAGTACAAAATGACTGGGATCGTAAAGTATATTTGCCCTTTTATGATGCTTGGTTGCCTCCAAAAAACGTTCAAAAGAAATACCATCATGCAAATCTTCTCCCGGGTGAAGTTCGAAACAGACGTCAACGCCAACTTCATCAAAATGATTTAAAATGGGTGTCCATCGATTTGCTAATTCCTTAAAACCCATTTCAACCAATCCGTTAGGGCGCTGAGGCCACGGATACATGGTGTGCCACATTAAAGCCCCTGAAAATGTAGCATGTGCATTTAAACCTAATCTTCGACTTGCTGTTCCAGATTTCTTAACAACATCTATGGCCCATGCTGTTCTTGCTTTTGGGTTGTTTCTAACTTCCTTTGGAGCAAAACCATCAAACATGGTATCGTAAGCCGGATTTACAGCAACCAACTGCCCTTGCAAATGCGTTGAAAGTTCGGTTATTTGCAATCCGTAAGATTCTACCTTTCCTTTTAATTCATCACAATAAGTTTGACTTTCGGATGCTTTATCGATATCAATTAAACTGGATTCCCAGGTTGGAATTTGAATGCCTTTATAACCTAAATCTGATGCCCATTGGCACATGCCATCTAGGGAATTAAACGGTGCTTCGCTTCCTGCAAATTGCGCTAGAAAGACTGCTGGTCCTTTTATTGTTTTCATATTTTAAAAATCTTTAATCTAATTTCCTTCCCGATAACTATCAGAATTAGAATAGGTTATTTAGTAAAAACCTTGATTAAAAATCAAACTGTGGTTTTATACCTTCACCCAAATTGAATTGTTTTTATCACTCTCCACGGCTGCGTAAATAAATTTCATACCTCGAATGCCATCTTCAACCGTTGGGTAATCTGTTTTTTTAATGGTATCGCCATTATTTATGGCTTTAATGTGTAAAGCAAAATTTCTGTAAATGGTAGCAAATGCTTCTAAATATCCTTCGGGATGCCCTGCCGGAATTCTGGATACGTTTAAAGCTTCTTGATACAAACCGTTGCCATTAGGCGTAAATATTTTTTTGGGCTGGTCTATCCAACGTGTAATTAATTCATTTGGATTTTCTTGATGCCACTCCAAGCTTCCCTTTTCACCATAAACTTTAATGGCTAAATTGTTTTCTTCTCCCAATGCGATTTGCGAAATCGACATGGTCCCTTTGGCACCGTTTTCCAAACGCAACAACAAATTGCCATCATCATCAAGCACTCTTCCTTTACCAAACCGCCCTAAATCTGCAGCTATTTCGGTAATTTTTAAACCTGTAATATATTCTAATAAATTTTCGGCGTGGGTACCAATATCGCCCAAAGCACCACCTATTCCAGATTTTTTAGGATCCACTCTCCAAGCGGCTTGTTTATTATCTGTACTTTCTACGGCAGTAGACAACCAACCTTGTAAATATTGAACTTGTACTTTTCTAATCTCGCCTAAGTCGCCATTTTGCACCATGGCTCTGGCTTGTTTAACCATGGCATTTCCTGTGTAATTGTGGGTTAACGCGAGAAGTTTTCCGCTGTTTTTAACCACTTTTTGAAGTGCTTCGGACTCGTCCAAAGTTAATGTTAAAGGCTTGTCGCAAACCACATGAAACCCATATTCAAGTGCCATTTTAGCTGGTGCAAAATGCATGTGATTGGGAGTTACAATAGCCACGAAATCCATTCGAATATCTTCTGGAAGTTCCTTTTCCTTCACTATCATTTCCTCATAACTGCCATAACATCTGTCTGCCTCAAGATAAAGCGCCTTTCCTGAAGCAATTGATTTTTCAGCATTGCTGCTAAAAGCACCACATACTAAATCAATCATGCCGTCAATAGCGGAAGCTTTTCTGTGGACATCACCGATGAATGACCCGATCCCACCTCCTATCATTCCCATTCTTAATTTTCTACTCATAATATATATTAAGCTTCTACGGTTTTTCTTTGTTTTTTCATATAAATATTCAATCCTAAAAATGCCACAATTAAAATAGCGGGCAGTATAGACATGGTTCGCAATGCCTCGGCTGCATTAGCATCGTCCATCAATTTCCCCATCACGGGCAATACAATGGATACCGAAAACATGCCTGCTCCTCCCATAATTGATAGTCCCAACGCGCCGGTTTCCGGTAAATACTCAGCTACAAAACCTAACATTGTTGGCCAGAAAAAAGTAACGCCTATAGCAAAAATAGCCGCTGCAACAAAGGTCATGCCGCCACTGGTAATTGTGAGCAACCAAAGACCAATAAAAGTGATGATAGCCGAATACAATAGCATGCCCGATGGCCTTAATTTATGGACGACCTGACCTGCGGATAATCGGCCCAATGCCATAATACCATTTATAAATGCCAACACCAACAAAGGCGCCGAAACGGATTCTTTTAACAAGGATTCAATGCGCTGTGTTGTTCCCAGTTCTGAAGCAGCGGTAAGAAACATACAAAATACCATAAATAAGAATAATGGATTTAATACGCTTTTAAACATTTTCTTGTTGCTAATACCCAATTGAACGCGCTCTGTTACTGGGAATTTTTCTCCAAAAAACAACAGGCCATAAATAATTAACGGAATAAATAAGGTAGCCACCATAACCTGCCAGCTTAACCCCAAGACATCCATGATAAGCCATCCTAATATGGAACCAATTACAATACCTCCTGGAAACCAGACATGAAACCTGTTAAGCATTTTGGTTTTACTTTCGGGATACATGGATGCCACTAACGGATTTAAAGCTGCTTCAACCATTCCATTGCCTATGCCCACAAATAATGTTGCAATAAAAAGCGAGGTCATAGAGTCTGCCATTAAGGTTAATACAATGCCTATAATGTGTGTAAAAAAAGCAATCCAAGTAATTTTTTTTATTCCAAGTAAATCAACTAAAGGCCCGCCAACAATCATGGCAATGGTAAACCCAAAAAAGGCTGGTGCAAAAGCATACCCAAGTTGCTCTAAAGTTAACCCGATGCCATCTGGCCCAAAAACAGTTTCCAGTTTTGCCCTTATGGCAAAGGTCATGGCTGTTGTAATTAAGGCTAAACAGCTCGCTAAAAAAAGCTTGTTTTTATTAATATTCTCCATATTATATAATTTGATAAGTTTTTAATTAGATAGCTTTTTCCCAACTCGTAGTAACAACTTTTTGGTCGCCAAAATGCCAACTTTCTCATCTAGCTTACTGCCCTCGTACTCTACACCAATAAAACCTGTGTAGCCCGCATCTTTAACTATTTGTAACATTTTAGTATAGTCTATTCTTGTGTCATTTCCTTGTTCATCAAAATCATAGGACTTTGCGCTTACAGCTATGGCATAAGGCATCAATTCTTTAACCCCTTTATACTTGTCGTATTCATCTTCGCATCCATCGCTTTTTCGTTTGATACAAAAATTACCAAAATCAGGCAATGTTCCACAATTGGGCATATTTACTTTTTCCATCACTGTTGCCAACCATTTTCCGTTTGATGTAAAACCTCCATGATTTTCTACCAGAACATTAATGCCTTTGGTTTTGGCGTATTCAGACAGCTTGGTTAAACCTATTACAGCTTGCTTCAAAACCTCATCATAAGTACCTTTGCCATGTGCATTCACCCTAATGGAATGGCACCCCAAAGCTTGAGCTGCATCAACCCATTTTTTGTGGTTTTCTACGGCAGCATTTAATTCGTTTTCATCACTACTTGCCAAATTACCTTCACCATCAACCATAATTAAAAGGTTTTTTACGCCATATTTTTCGCTTTCAGCTTTTAATGTATCAACAACCGCATCAATACCCAATTCTTTTATTTCTTTATTATAAAGTCCGCTAACATATTCAATGGCTTCAAAACCTAAAGCATTGGCCTCTTTTGCAAAATCGAAAGGACTCATTTTTCCGCTTCCAATCCTTTTATGTAAAGACCATTGCGCTAATGATATTTTAAAAAACATAGGCTGTTCCTTCTTTTTTTCTATTGACGCGGTGGTATTTTCTTTAGATTTTTTACAAGCTGAAAAAGCCAAAAACGACAATACAATGATCACACCTGTAGTTTTGTGAAGAGACTGTTTTAAATTCATGTTTAGTAATTATTTAATTTTATGGTAAAACTTAGTTAACCACGTGAATATAAATATAAGAACTTAAAAGCATGTGTATTTTTATTCAGTGAAAGAATTTAAACAACCAGCATGTATGATTTATTAGGTTTAATTAAACTGAAAATGCTCAACCGAATGCTTTAACCTATAAGCATTTGGCGAACATTTTTCGTGTTTTTTAAATACAGTTGCAAAATATTGACTTGTAGCAAAACCACACATGTAAGCCACTTCGGCTATGGTTAAACCCCTTTGGTCTAAAAGTATTTTTTTCGACATCTCTAAGCGCTTCATGGTTAGGTAGCGCATGGGCGTTAAATTCGTCAATCGTTTAAAATGGTGTGTAAACCGGGTTAAACCAACGCCTGCCGACTGAGACATTAATTCTATGGTCCAGTTTTCGGTTAAATTGTTTTCAAGTTCTTTAAGAAAAAACTTGACACTTCTTGAGCTATCGGTCAACGATTCGTTTAACACAATATCGTCTGTATTCAACAAATCGAGTATCAAAATTAACAAGTAATTAATAAGGAGTCTTAATTTAGAAGCACTACTGCCATCCACATCGGTATCCACCGCTTTTCCAATTTGCAAAAAGCAATCCCTTATTTTTTTATCGGTTTTTAAAATAGATTTTTCATTTTGCCTTAAAATGGTTGTGAGCCTGGTTAAATCTTCCGGAGTCAAGGTTATCCAATCGGGCCACTCCCATTCTTGATGTGGCCTGCGCACGCCCAAATCGATAATAACCCAATAAAACTTTCCCATGCCAATATGCGGGTTACCCACTTTATGGGCTTCCCACGGCCTAGTGATAGTAAGATAATTGGGCTGTAAAACCATTTCTTTGTTTTCTTGCGAATACGGCATAGTGCCCGATTCCAAAAAATGAAATTCTATACCTTCATTTCGGTGCCAATCCAAGCCCCAATCTTGTGGCTCGTTGGCATCCCAATACCCAATACTGTTTAACCCTAAGGTGTTTTTATCCAATCGGTCTCCCGGATAGGTGTGTCGTGCCAACGCCTTAAATTTTAATTTTTTACGATCAAAAGCATCAACTAACGGTAAGCACGTATCGGCATGATACACAATTCCATTTGCTTCGTAAGGCTGTATTTTTTGTATGTTTATTTTCACTGAAATAATTTGAACATTGATATAGCGCAAATTAATTAATTTTCGAAGTATTTAAGAATTTAATTGAAATTTTATTCTTTTTTGTCATTTATGACTATTAATATGTTAACTTTTTTAATGAAACACCATAACTAAAAACACGGCGCAAAACCCCACTTCAGATGATAAAAAACCATGTTATTACCATTGTATTTATTGCCACAGCAATTTTTTTTAATTGTAAAAGCAATAAAGATCAGTCTTTAAAAACACCTCAAAAAGAGAATTGGGTAAAGCTATTTAATGGAAAGGATTTAAAAGATTGGACCATTAAAATTAAAGGGCAGCCTTTGGGTAAAAATTACAAGAACACCTTTGTTGTAGACGATGGCGTATTGAAAGTTAATTACGACGAATACAATGGCTCTTTTAATAATTCGTACGGACATATTTTTTATAACAAAGCATTTTCGAGTTATAAATTTAGAATGCAATACCGTTTTATTGGCGAACAAATAAAAGACGGTGCAGGATGGGCAACCCGAAATAGCGGCGTGATGATTCATTGCGAAAACCCTAAAAAAATGGGTTTAAACCAAAACTTTCCCGTATCTATTGAGGTCCAACTTTTAGGCGGTTTGGGCACTGGCGAACGCCCCACCGGAAACTTATGTACTCCCGGAACCCATGTTGAAATGAACGGTGAATTATTTACGCCACATTGCATCAATTCCTCATCAAAAACCTTTCATGGTGACCAATGGGTTAATCTTGAAATTGAAGTTAGAAACGACTCGATTATCAAACATTTTATTAATGGTGAAAATGTGCTTACTTATTCGAAACCCCAAATAGGTGGCTCAATAGATTACAATGAAGCATTTTGGAAAAGCAAAACAGGAACACCGTTAAAAAAAGGATATATTTCCTTACAGAGTGAAAGCCATCCAGTTGAGTTTAAAAACATAGAAATACTAGAATTACAACAATGAAAAGCACCCTAAATTTTACACTTACTTTTCTAGGCATTATACACATAGGAACAATTTACGCCCAGGAGTTTGAAGATTATTCGGAAACCTTAAAAGACGACCAAATAACCATTGAAATGGTAGCGGTAAAAGGAGGCACATTTGTAATGGGAGCAAATGATACAACGCGTAAAGCTGATGAAAAACCCAGTCACGACGTCGAAATCGATGATTTCTGGATGGGTAAACACGAAATTACCTGGGAACAATACGACGCCTTTGTATTTGGTGAATTTGGTCCCGAACAGTTTAAAAGCAAAGAAACATTAAACGATTTAGGTATCGATGCCGTTTCCGGAGCAACACCGCCGTATGTAGATATGAGTTTTAATATGGGCAAAGCGACCCATCCGGCTGTAAACATGACACAATATGCAGCCCTTATGTATTGTAAATGGTTAACTTCAAAAACCGGTGTGTTTTACAGGTTGCCAACAGAAGCCGAATGGGAATATGTATGCAAAAAAGGGAAAACCGATGAGGATTCTAACCTTAAAAACGTAGCCTGGTTTAAAGAAAACACAAATGATAAATATGAAAAAGTTGGCTTAAAAACTGCCAATAGTTTAGGAATACACGATTTACTGGGCAACGTCTCAGAATGGGTGATGGATCAATACGATGCCGATTATTATAGCGCATCTCCAAAAAAAAATCCTTGGAATACACCTTCAGAATTATACCCGAGAGTGGTTCGTGGAGGCTCATGGAAAGATACCAAAGATAAATTATGCTGTACCGCAAGAGGTCAATCTAAGCAAAAATGGAAAAGAAGAGACCCGCAAATTCCTAAAAGTAATTGGTGGCATACCAATGCGCCCTTTGTGGGGTTTCGTGTGGTACGACCCAAAATTCAACCCTCAAAAGAAGACATAAAAACCTATTGGCTCACCGCCATTGAAGACTACGGATTAAATTAAAAAGAACACTATGAAACCAAAAAAAAGCCAAGTAACACGACGCAACTTTGTAAAAGGAACATCTTTAGCTGCGGGAGGCATTTTATTAACCCCTTCTCTACTCACCGCGAGCCCAGTTTTCAATAAAACAAAAAAATTAAAGTTAGCAGTTGTAGGCTGTGGCGGACGTGGTACCGGCGCGGTAAGTCAAGCGTTAAGGGCAGACGAAAACGTTGAGCTAGTAGCCATGGCCGATGCTTTTTCAGATCGATTGGAAAAGGCCCATTCCAACTTATCAAAAATGTTCCAAACAGGGAAACTTAAAGTAAAGCCGTCGCATAAATTTGTAGGTTTTGGTTCTTATAAAAAAGCCATTGATGCGGCCGATGTTGTTATTTTAACCACACCTCCCGGGTTTAGGCCTCAGCATTTTGAGTATGCCGTATCTCAAGGCAAACATGTTTTTATGGAAAAACCGCTAGCTACCGATGTTGCAGGAATTAAAAAAGTATTAGAAGCCGCCAAAGTTGCAAAAGCGAAGAAACTCAACGTAGTGGTGGGGCTTCAAAGGCATTACCAGGCCAATTATATGGAAACTTATAATCGAATTCAAAAAGGCGATATTGGTCAAATTGTTTCGGGGCAAGTGTATTGGAACGGCGCAGGTGTTTGGGTAAATCCTCGCGAAGCAAGCCAAACGGAAATGGAATACCAAATGAGAAATTGGTATTATTTTAATTGGATTTGTGGCGATCATATTTTAGAACAACACATTCACAATATTGATGTTGCCAATTGGTTTATTGGCGGACACCCAATAAAAGCCAGTGGTACTGGAGGCAGAGAGGTACGCAAGGGAAAAGATCACGGCCACATTTTTGACCATCACGTGGTAGAATTTGAATATGAAAACGGCATTATAATTTCCAGCCAGTGCAGACATCAACCGGGAACAAAAACGCGAGTTGATGAATCTTTTCAAGGTACTTTAGGAACCGCTTATACAGATGGAGGCGGCTCTGCAAGGTTAAAGAAATATGACGGAACAAGCATTTATACACACGATAATGAGAATGATATTAATCCCTATCAACAAGAACATAATCTTTTGTTTAAATCTATACGAAATGGAGAGGTTATTAGCGATGCAGAAAATGGCGCCATAAGTACTATGACGGCTATTTTAGGAAGAATGGCAACCTATTCCGGTAAAGAAATAACCTGGGATGAAGCTATGGCACTTGAGCACAAATTAGTTCCCGACGAAGATACGCTTACTTTTGATTCCGTACCACCAATAACACCCGATGTAAACGGTAACTACCCTATTCCCGTACCTGGAAAAACTAAATTTATTTAATGATGAAAAGAAGGTCATTCATAAAAAAAAGTACTGCTACCGCATCTTTATTAGGCGTTGGTGTTACTGGAGTTAATGCGATGAATATTTTAGATTCACAAAAAAACAGTCCTAGTTTTAACTTAAAATACGCACCACATTTAGGGATGTTTAAAAACCATGCAGGGAATGATCCTATAGATCAGTTAAATTTTATGGCAGACCAAGGTTTTACTGCTTTTGAGGACAATGGAATGAAAAATCGTGCGGTTGAAACTCAAGAAAAAATGGCAAAAACCATGCGTGATAGAAATATGACCATGGGTGTTTTTGTGGCTCATAAAATTTATTGGAAAGAGCCTAATCTTGCCAGTGGAAATATTGACGAACGCAATGCCTTTTTAAATGAAATAAAGGAATCTGTAGAAGTCGCAAAACGGGTTAATGCCAAATGGATGACGGTAGTTCCGGGTCATGTAGATTTAAGTCAAAATATCGATTATCAAACCGCTCATCTTGTAGAAACCCTCAAACAAGCATCGGCTATTTTAGAACCTCATAATTTAACCATGGTATTAGAACCTTTAAATTTTAGAGATCATCCTGGGTTGTTTTTAACCGAATCTCCTCAGGCCTATCAAATTTGTAAAGCTGTAAATTCGCCTTCGTGCAAAATTCTTTTCGATATTTATCACCAACAAATCCAAGAAGGAAATTTAATTCCGAATATTGATGCGTGTTGGGACGAAATTGCTTATTTTCAAATCGGCGATAATCCGGGTCGAAAGGAGCCAACAACAGGTGAAATAAATTACAAAAATGTTTTCAAACACATTCATTCAAAAGGATTTAAAGGCATTTTAGGTATGGAGCACGGAAATTCCATTCAAGGTAAAAAAGGAGAATTAGCGGTCATTGAAGCCTATAAAGCATCAGATAATTTTTAAATTATTAACAAATGAAGAAAAATCACAAAGCAAATAACAGAAGGGCTTTTATTAAGAAAACTGCTTTAACCTCATTGGGAATTTCAATCATTCCAAGACATGTTATGGGCAAAGGGTATATTGCACCAAGTGATAAACTTAATATTGCCGTTATTGGTGGTGGTGGCAAAGGGTATTCTGATGCCATTAACGCTTGGAACAACGGTGCTTCAAATATTGCCGCTATTTGCGA
Protein-coding regions in this window:
- a CDS encoding formylglycine-generating enzyme family protein, translated to MKSTLNFTLTFLGIIHIGTIYAQEFEDYSETLKDDQITIEMVAVKGGTFVMGANDTTRKADEKPSHDVEIDDFWMGKHEITWEQYDAFVFGEFGPEQFKSKETLNDLGIDAVSGATPPYVDMSFNMGKATHPAVNMTQYAALMYCKWLTSKTGVFYRLPTEAEWEYVCKKGKTDEDSNLKNVAWFKENTNDKYEKVGLKTANSLGIHDLLGNVSEWVMDQYDADYYSASPKKNPWNTPSELYPRVVRGGSWKDTKDKLCCTARGQSKQKWKRRDPQIPKSNWWHTNAPFVGFRVVRPKIQPSKEDIKTYWLTAIEDYGLN
- a CDS encoding AraC family transcriptional regulator yields the protein MKINIQKIQPYEANGIVYHADTCLPLVDAFDRKKLKFKALARHTYPGDRLDKNTLGLNSIGYWDANEPQDWGLDWHRNEGIEFHFLESGTMPYSQENKEMVLQPNYLTITRPWEAHKVGNPHIGMGKFYWVIIDLGVRRPHQEWEWPDWITLTPEDLTRLTTILRQNEKSILKTDKKIRDCFLQIGKAVDTDVDGSSASKLRLLINYLLILILDLLNTDDIVLNESLTDSSRSVKFFLKELENNLTENWTIELMSQSAGVGLTRFTHHFKRLTNLTPMRYLTMKRLEMSKKILLDQRGLTIAEVAYMCGFATSQYFATVFKKHEKCSPNAYRLKHSVEHFQFN
- a CDS encoding 3-keto-disaccharide hydrolase, which translates into the protein MIKNHVITIVFIATAIFFNCKSNKDQSLKTPQKENWVKLFNGKDLKDWTIKIKGQPLGKNYKNTFVVDDGVLKVNYDEYNGSFNNSYGHIFYNKAFSSYKFRMQYRFIGEQIKDGAGWATRNSGVMIHCENPKKMGLNQNFPVSIEVQLLGGLGTGERPTGNLCTPGTHVEMNGELFTPHCINSSSKTFHGDQWVNLEIEVRNDSIIKHFINGENVLTYSKPQIGGSIDYNEAFWKSKTGTPLKKGYISLQSESHPVEFKNIEILELQQ
- a CDS encoding sugar phosphate isomerase/epimerase family protein, which gives rise to MNLKQSLHKTTGVIIVLSFLAFSACKKSKENTTASIEKKKEQPMFFKISLAQWSLHKRIGSGKMSPFDFAKEANALGFEAIEYVSGLYNKEIKELGIDAVVDTLKAESEKYGVKNLLIMVDGEGNLASSDENELNAAVENHKKWVDAAQALGCHSIRVNAHGKGTYDEVLKQAVIGLTKLSEYAKTKGINVLVENHGGFTSNGKWLATVMEKVNMPNCGTLPDFGNFCIKRKSDGCEDEYDKYKGVKELMPYAIAVSAKSYDFDEQGNDTRIDYTKMLQIVKDAGYTGFIGVEYEGSKLDEKVGILATKKLLLRVGKKLSN
- a CDS encoding Gfo/Idh/MocA family protein; translated protein: MKPKKSQVTRRNFVKGTSLAAGGILLTPSLLTASPVFNKTKKLKLAVVGCGGRGTGAVSQALRADENVELVAMADAFSDRLEKAHSNLSKMFQTGKLKVKPSHKFVGFGSYKKAIDAADVVILTTPPGFRPQHFEYAVSQGKHVFMEKPLATDVAGIKKVLEAAKVAKAKKLNVVVGLQRHYQANYMETYNRIQKGDIGQIVSGQVYWNGAGVWVNPREASQTEMEYQMRNWYYFNWICGDHILEQHIHNIDVANWFIGGHPIKASGTGGREVRKGKDHGHIFDHHVVEFEYENGIIISSQCRHQPGTKTRVDESFQGTLGTAYTDGGGSARLKKYDGTSIYTHDNENDINPYQQEHNLLFKSIRNGEVISDAENGAISTMTAILGRMATYSGKEITWDEAMALEHKLVPDEDTLTFDSVPPITPDVNGNYPIPVPGKTKFI
- a CDS encoding hydroxypyruvate isomerase family protein; protein product: MKRRSFIKKSTATASLLGVGVTGVNAMNILDSQKNSPSFNLKYAPHLGMFKNHAGNDPIDQLNFMADQGFTAFEDNGMKNRAVETQEKMAKTMRDRNMTMGVFVAHKIYWKEPNLASGNIDERNAFLNEIKESVEVAKRVNAKWMTVVPGHVDLSQNIDYQTAHLVETLKQASAILEPHNLTMVLEPLNFRDHPGLFLTESPQAYQICKAVNSPSCKILFDIYHQQIQEGNLIPNIDACWDEIAYFQIGDNPGRKEPTTGEINYKNVFKHIHSKGFKGILGMEHGNSIQGKKGELAVIEAYKASDNF